Below is a genomic region from Streptomyces sp. NBC_00461.
CTCCGCCTGATCCTGGAGATCGACGGCGAGACGGTCACCGAGGCCCGTTGCGGCATCGGCTACCTCCACACCGGCATCGAGAAGAACCTCGAGTTCCGCACGTGGACGCAGGGCACCACGTTCGTGACGCGCATGGACTACCTGACGTCCTTCTTCAACGAGACCGCCTACTGTCTCGCCGTCGAGAAGCTCCTCGGCGTCGAGGACCAGATCACCGAGCGAGCCAAGATCATCCGGGTTCTCCTGATGGAGCTGAACCGGCTCTCCTCGCACCTGGTGTGCATCGCCACCGGCGGCATGGAACTCGGCGCCACCACGATCATGATCTACGGATTCCGTGATCGTGAAATGATTCTCGACATCTACGAGCTCATCACGGGCCTTCGGATGAACCACGCGTACATCCGCCCCGGCGGACTCGCGCAGGACCTGCCGCCCGGCGCGGTGGACCACATCCGCGAGTTCGTGAAGAAGATGAAGAAGAACCTCCCGGAGTACGACAAGCTCGCCACCGGGAACCCCATCTTCAAGGCCCGTATGCAGGACGTCGGCTACCTCGACCTGGCCGGCTGCATGGCCCTCGGCGCCACCGGCCCGATCCTGCGCTCCACCGGCCTGCCGCACGACCTGCGCAAGACGCAGCCGTACTGCGACTACGAGACATACGACTTCGAGGTCCCGACCGCCGACACCTGCGACTCCTACGGCCGCTTCCTGATCCGCCTAGAGGAGATGCGCCAGTCGCTCGGGATCGTCGAGCAGTGCCTGGACCGGCTGCAGCCCGGCCCGGTCATGGTCGCCGACAAGAAGATCGCCTGGCCCGCGCAGCTCGCCCTGGGGCCGGACGGCCTCGGAAACTCCCTCGACCACATCAAGAAGATCATGGGCACCTCCATGGAGGCCCTGATCCACCACTTCAAGCTGGTCACCGAGGGCTTCCGCGTACCGCCGGGACAGGCGTACGCGGCCGTCGAGTCGCCCAAGGGCGAACTCGGGGTGCACGCCGTGTCCGACGGCGGCACCCGCCCCTTCCGGGTCCACTTCCGTGACCCGTCCTTCACCAACCTGCAAGCCATGGCGGCGATGTGCGAGGGCGGCCAGGTCGCCGACGTCATCGTCGCTGTCGCGTCCATCGACCCCGTGATGGGAGGCGTCGACCGGTGACCACCTCTTCTTCGGAGCGGGGCGTCAGCCTGGGCATGCCCGGACTGCCCGCGCCCGCCTACCCGGACGACGTCCGAGCCCGGCTGGAGACAGACGCGCGCGAGGTGATCGCCCGCTACCCCGACTCCCGGTCCGCGCTCCTGCCGTTGCTGCATCTCGTGCAGTCGGAGGAGGGCCATGTCACGCGCACCGGGATGCAGTTCTGCGCGGACGTGCTGGACCTGACCACGGCCGAGGTCACCGCGGTCGCCACCTTCTACACCATGTACCGGCGCAGGCCGAGCGGTGACTACCAGGTGGGCGTCTGCACCAACACCCTGTGCGCGGTGATGGGCGGTGACGCGATCTTCGAAGAGCTCCAGGAGCACCTCGGCGTCGGCAACGGCGAGACCACCGACGACGGCAAGGTCACCCTGGAGCACATCGAGTGCAACGCGGCCTGCGACTTCGCGCCGGTCGTGATGGTCAACTGGGAGTTCTTCGACAACCAGACCCCGGGCAGTGCCAAGCGCCTCGTAGACGATCTGCGCGCGGGCAGGAGCGTGGAGCCCACGCGTGGGGCGCGTCTGTGCACCTTCAAGGAGACCGCGCGGATTCTGGCCGGCTTCCCCGACGAGCGGCCCGGGGCCGTCGAGGCAGGCGGCAGTGCGGGACCGGCGTCGCTGGTGGGCCTTCGCCTGGCAAGGGGAGAGGCCGCACCCGCGCGCGTGGTCCATCCGCGGGACGGCGGCCCGCACGACGAGCCGCCGGACAGGGCAGTGCACGAGCCGTCGCCGACCGAGCACCTCAGTTCGCACGATGCGCCGCACGACACGTCGGCCTCCGACCCGGCCCACCCGGCAGGGCCTGCCGCCGAGGAGGGGGAGTGATGACCTTGGCACCCGAACTGAAGGACACCAGTCCCGAGAAGCTGCTCGCACCCGTGCTGTCGGCCTTCTGGGACGAGGACCGGTCCTGGACTCTCGACGTCTACAAGAGGCACGACGGGTACGAGGGGCTCCGCAAGGCGCTCGCGATGTCCCCGGACGACTTGATCGCGTACGTCAAGGACTCCGGGTTGCGCGGCCGTGGCGGCGCGGGATTCCCGACGGGAATGAAATGGCAGTTCATTCCCCAGGGAGATGGAAAGCCGCACTATCTAGTTGTCAACGCCGACGAGTCGGAGCCCGGCACCTGCAAGGACATCCCGCTCCTCTTCGCGAACCCGCATAGCCTCATCGAGGGCATTGTCATCGCGTGTTATGCCATCAGGTCGTCGCATGCCTTCATCTATCTGCGTGGTGAAGTCGTCCCCGTATTGCGGCGGTTGCACGAGGCCGTGCGCGAGGCCTATGCGGCCGGCTACCTCGGCGAGAACATCCTGGGCAGCGGGCTCGACCTCCAGCTCACCGTGCACGCGGGCGCGGGCGCGTACATCTGCGGTGAGGAGACCGCACTGCTCGACTCGCTCGAAGGCCGCCGGGGTCAACCGCGGCTCCGTCCCCCTTTCCCTGCTGTCGCGGGCCTCTATGCGTGCCCGACTGTTGTGAATAACGTCGAGTCGATCGCGTCGGTTCCCGCAATCCTGACTCGGGGCAAAGAATGGTTCCGGTCGATGGGCAGCGAGAAGTCGCCGGGCTTCACGCTCTATTCGCTCAGCGGCCACGTCACGAGCCCCGGCCAGTACGAGGCCCCGCTCGGCATCACGCTCCGCCAGCTCCTCGAGATGAGCGGCGGCATGCGGCCGGGTCACCGGCTCAAGTTCTGGACGCCGGGCGGCTCGTCGACGCCGATGTTCACGGAAGAGCACCTCGACGTACCCCTTGACTACGAAGGGGTCGGCGCCGCCGGTTCGATGCTCGGCACCAAAGCCCTGCAGTGCTTCGACGAGACGACCTGCGTCGTGCGCGCCGTCACGCGTTGGACCGAGTTCTACGCCCACGAGTCCTGCGGCAAGTGCACCCCGTGCCGCGAAGGTACGTACTGGCTCGTGCAGTTGCTGCGCGACATCGAGGCCGGCAAGGGCGTCATGTCCGACCTCGACAAGCTGAACGACATCGCCGACAACATCAACGGCAAGTCCTTCTGCGCCCTCGGCGACGGCGCCGCCTCGCCGATCTTCTCCTCGCTCAAGTACTTCCGTGAGGAGTACGAGCAGCACATCACGGGCCGCGGCTGCCCCTTCGACCCGGCCAAGTCGACGGCCTGGGCCGACCGCACGGAGGTGAACGCATGACTGTGACCACCAATGCTCCCTCGGGAGGGGGAGAGGCGGCGGTCCCGCCGGAGGATCTCGTCTCGCTGACGATCGACGGCGCCGAGATCAGCGTGCCCAAGGGCACCCTGGTCATCCGGGCCGCCGAGCAACTCGGCATCGAGATCCCCCGGTTCTGCGACCATCCCCTCCTCGATCCGGCCGGCGCCTGCCGCCAGTGCATCGTCGAGGTCGAGGGCCAGCGCAAGCCGATGGCGTCCTGCACCATCACGTGCACGGACGGCATGGTGGTGAAAACCCACCTCACCTCGCCCGTCGCCGAGAAGGCACAGCACGGTGTGATGGAGCTGCTCCTCATCAACCACCCACTGGACTGTCCGGTCTGCGACAAGGGCGGCGAGTGCCCCCTGCAGAACCAGGCCATGTCCCACGGTCAGGCCGAGTCGCGGTTCGAGGGCAGGAAGCGGACCTACGAGAAGCCCGTACCGATCTCCACCCAGGTACTGCTCGACCGTGAGCGGTGCGTGCTGTGCGCACGCTGCACCCGCTTCTCCAACCAGATCGCGGGCGACCCGATGATCGAGCTGCTGGAGCGGGGCGCGCTGCAGCAGGTCGGAACGGGAGAGGGCGACCCCTTCGAGTCGTACTTCTCCGGCAACACCATCCAGATCTGCCCGGTCGGCGCGCTGACCTCGGCGGCGTATCGCTTCCGCTCCCGCCCCTTCGACCTGGTGTCGTCCCCGAGCGTGTGCGAGCACTGCTCCGGCGGCTGCGCCACCCGCACCGACCACCGGCGCGGCAAGGTCATGCGACGTCTCGCGGCCAACGACCCCGAGGTCAACGAGGAGTGGATCTGCGACAAGGGACGCTTCGCGTTCCGGTACGCGCAGCAGCGCGACCGGCTCCAGACGCCTCTGGTGCGCAACGCCGAGGGTGACCTCGAACCGGCCTCCTGGCCGGAGGCGCTGCAGATCGCCGCTCAGGGGCTGCTCGCCTCACGCGGCAGGACTGGCCTGCTGACCGGCGGCCGCCTCACCATCGAGGACGCCTACGCGTACAGCAAGTTCGCGCGCGTGGCGCTCGACACGAACGACATCGACTTCCGCGCGCGCGTGCACAGCAGCGAGGAGTCCGACTTCCTCGCCGCCAAGGTCGCCGGTCGCGGTCGTGATCTCGACGGTACGGGCGTCACGTACACCGCCCTGGAGAAGGCGCCCGCCGTTCTGCTGGTCGGGTTCGAGGCCGAGGAGGAGGCGCCCGGCGTCTTCCTGCGGCTGCGCAAGGCCTGGCGTGGGCACGGGCAGAAGGTGTTCTCGCTGGCCACGCACGCCACGCGCGGTCTGGAGAAGGCCGGAGGCACGCTGCTGCCGGCCGCCCCGGGCACCGAGACCGAGTGGCTGGACGCACTCGCGAGCGGAGTCGGCCTGGAGGATCCCGGCGCGAAGGCCGCCGAGGCGCTGCGCGCCGAGGGCGCGGTGATCGTCGTCGGCGAGCGACTGGCCGCGGTGGAGGGCGGGCTGACCGCCGCCGTACGGGCAGCGGCCGCCACCGGCGCCCAGCTGGTGTGGATCCCGCGGCGGGCCGGTGAGCGCGGTGCCCTCGAGGTGGGTGCGCTGCCCTCGCTGCTGCCGGGCGGCCGTCCGGCCACCGATCCACGCGCGCGTGAAGAGGTAGCCGCGGTCTGGGGCGTGGCCGAACTCCCGCACCGCTACGGCCGCGACACGGGCCAGATCGTCGAGGCCGCCGCGTCCGGCGAGCTGCAGGCCCTGGTGGTCGCGGGCGTGGAGGTCGCCGACCTGCCCGACCCGGCACGCGCGCGTGAAGCACTTCACGAGGCCGGTTTCGTGGTGTCACTGGAGCTGCGGCCCAGCGAGGTCAGCGAGCGCGCGGACGTCGTGCTCCCCGTCGCCGCGGTCGCCGAGAAGGCCGGCGCGTTCCTCAACTGGGAGGGCCGGGTGCGCTTCTTCGAGGCCGCGCTCAAGCCGGACCAGATGATCCGCCGGCTCGCGCCCACCGACGCGCGCGTGCTGCAGATGCTGGCCGACGCCATGGACGTACACCTGGGTCTGCCGGACCTGCGCACCGTGCGTGCGGAGCTGGACCGGCTGGGCGCCTGGGACGGTCCGCGGGCCACCGAACCGCTGGACACCGCGGCCCAGTTGCCGCGGCCCGCCGCAGGGGAGGCCGTACTCGCCGGACATCGGCTGCTGCTCGACCGCGGTGTCCTCCAGGAGGGCGACGAGGCGCTCGCCGGAACCCGGCACGCGGCCCACGCGCGCGTGTCGGCCGCGACGGCCGCAGAAGCCGGCGTCAAGGACGGCGACGCCCTCGCCGTGACCGGACCCGCCGGAGTCGTCGAACTCCCACTGCAGATCACGGAGATGCCGGACCGGGTGGTCTGGCTTCCGCTGAACTCCGCAGGCGGCGGCGTCGCCTCCGACACCGGGGCGCTGCCCGGCGCTCTCGTCCGCATCGGCCCGGCGACGCTCGTCGGCGAGGCCCCGAAGGAGGTGGAGGCATGAGCCCGTACCTCGCCGCTGAAGACCTCTCCATGTTCGGCCACGACCCCTGGTGGCTGGTCGTCGTCAAGGCGGTCTTCTGCTTCGCGTTCCTGATGGTGACCGTGCTGTTCTCCATCGTCTGGGAGCGCAAGGTCGTCGCCTGGATGCAGCTGCGTATCGGCCCCAACCGGCACGGCCCCTGGGGCATGCTCCAGTCGCTCGCCGACGGCGTGAAGCTGATGCTCAAGGAAGACGTCATCGTGAAACGCGCGGACAAGGTCGTCTACGTCCTCGCACCGATCGTCGCGGCCATCCCGGCCTTCATGGCGATCGCGGTGATCCCCTTCGGCCCGGCCGACAACGAGATCTCGATCTTCGGCCAGCGCACGACGATGCAGCTGACGGACCTGCCGATCGCGATGCTGTTCATCCTCGCGGTCGCCTCGGTCGGCATCTACGGCATCGTGCTGGCGGGTTGGAGTTCCGGATCCACCTACCCGCTCCTCGGCGGCCTGCGCTCCTGCGCGCAGATGATCTCGTACGAGATCGCCATGGGCGCCGCCTTCGCCTCCGTGTTCCTCTACTCGGGGTCGATGTCGACGTCGACGATCGTCGAACAGCAGCACGACCGCTGGTACATCGTGCTTCTGCCGGTCTCCTTCATCATCTACATCGTCACGATGGTCGGCGAGACCAACCGCGCCCCCTTCGACATGCCGGAGTCCGAGGGCGACCTGGTCGGCGGCTTCAACACCGAGTACTCGTCGATCAAGTTCGCGCTGTTCATGCTCGCCGAGTACGTGAACATGGTGACGGTCTCGGCCGTGTCGACCACGCTCTTCCTCGGCGGCTGGCGCGCCCCCTGGCCGATCAGCACCTTCTGGGAGGGCGCGAACCACGGCTGGTGGCCGATGCTGTGGTTCGTGATCAAGGTCCAGCTGCTGCTGTTCTTCTTCATCTGGCTGCGCGGCACCCTCCCGCGGGTCCGCTACGACCAGTTGATGAAGCTCGGCTGGAAGGTCCTCATCCCGGTCTCCGTGGTCTGGCTGATGCTGGTCGCCACGGTGCGAGCGATGAAGAACGAGAACTACGACTTCGCCGACATCGCCCTCTACATCGGCGCCGGCGTCCTCGCCCTGTTGCTGCTGTCCTTCGTCGCCGACATGTTCCGCGAGAAGGCGAAGGGCGCCGGACAGCCCGCCGCGGAAGCTGCCGGATTCGACCCTATGGCAGGCGGATTCCCCGTGCCGCCGCTGCCGGGACAGGAGCTGCCGGCGACGCCCAGGCGCCGTCCGCACCGTGAGCGGGAGCTCATTGTCAGTGGCGGGTCGGATACTGCCAGTGACGGATCTTCGGAGGGAAAGGAGGCGTCCGATGGCTGAGGAGCCCAAGGAGACCGAGCAGTTGAAGCCTGGCTTCATGAACCCCGTCGCAGGCTTCGGCGTGACCTTCAAGGCCATGTTCAAGAAGCGGCTGACCGAGCAGTACCCGGAGCAGCAGAAGACCACCGCCCCCCGATTCCATGGACGGCACCAGCTCAATCGCCATCCGGACGGCCTGGAGAAGTGTGTCGGCTGCGAGCTGTGCGCCTGGGCCTGCCCCGCCGACGCCATCTATGTCGAGGGCGCCGACAACACGGAGGAGGAGCGCTACTCGCCGGGCGAGCGGTACGGGCGCGTCTACCAGATCAACTACGCCCGCTGCATCCTGTGCGGCCTGTGCATCGAGGCGTGCCCCACGCGCGCGCTCACGATGACCAACGAGTTCGAGCTCGCCGACAGCAGCCGCGCCAACCTCATCTACACCAAGGAACAGCTGCTCGCCGGCCTCGAAGAGGGCATGGTCGACAGCCCGCACGCAATCTACCCCGGGATGGACGAGCAGGACTACTACCGAGGGCTCGTCACCGAGGCCGCGCCCGGCACCGAGCCCCAAGCCGCCGTGTCCAAGGGCGAGCAGCCCAGGGAAGAGGGGGCCGAGGCATGAGTAACCTCGCCGCCTACTCCACCTCCACCGGAGAGGCCTTCCAGTTCTGGGTCCTCGGCACCGTCGCCGTGATCGGCGCGCTGGCCACCGTGTTCATGAAGAAGGCCGTGCACAGTGCTCTGTCGCTGGCCGGCACCATGATCATCCTGGCGGTGTTCTACCTCGCCAACGGCGCCTACTTCCTGGGCATCGTGCAGGTCGTCGTCTACACCGGCGCGATCATGATGTTGTTCCTGTTCGTGGTGATGCTCGTCGGCGTGACGGCCGCGGACTCCCTGAAGGAGACCATCAAGGGCCAGCGCTGGCTGGCCCTTCTCTGCGGGCTCGGCTTCGGCATCCTGCTGTTCGCCGGGATCGGCAACGCGTCCCTCACGGAGTTCAACGGCCTCGGTGAGGCGAACGCGAACGGCAACGTGGAGGGCCTCGCCGCCCTCATCTTCACCAAGTACGTGTTCGCCTTCGAAATCACCGGCGCCCTGCTGATCACGGCCGCCGTCGGCGCCATGGTGCTCACCCACCGCGAGCGCACGGAGCGCGCAAAGACGCAGCGCGAGCTGTCCGAAGAGCGCGTCCGCGAGGGCAAGCACCTCCCGCCGCTGCCGGCGCCCGGTGTGTACGCCCGGCACAACGCGGTGGACATCGCGGGTCTGCTGCCCGACGGCACCCCGTCCGAGCTCACCGTCAACAAGACGCTGCGTGAACGCGGCCAGATCCGTGACGTGTCGTCGGAGGCGCTCAACGACCTCAAGGCGCTGGAGCAGCGCGCGGAGGAGCGCCTGGAGCGCACCGAGGTCGAGCGGGCCACCTTCAAGCGGGAGGAGGCGTCGAAGTGAACCCGGTCAACTACCTCTATCTCTCGGCCCTGTTGTTCACGATCGGCGCCACCGGCGTGCTGATCAGGCGCAACGCGATCGTCGTGTTCATGTGCATCGAGCTGATGCTGAACGCCTGCAACCTCGCGTTCGTCACCTTCTCCCGGATGCACGGCAATCTCGACGGCCAGATCATCGCCTTCTTCACGATGGTCGTCGCCGCCGCCGAGGTCGTGGTCGGGCTGGCGATCATCGTGTCCCTGTTCCGTTCCCGCCACTCGGCCTCGGTCGACGACGCCAGCCTGATGAAGCTCTGAGGGGTCGGAAGAATCGTGGAGAACCTGATTGCGCTGCTGGTGGCGGCGCCACTGCTCGGAGCGGCCGTACTGCTGTGCGGCGGCCGGCGGCTCGATGCCGTCGGCCACTGGATCGGCACGGTCCTCGCGGCCGCCTCCTTCGTCATCGGCGTCGTCCTCTTCGCCGACCTGCTGGGGAAGAACGCCGAGCACCGGACCCTGATGCAGCACCTGTGGACCTGGATTCCCGTCGAGGGATTCCAGGCGGACGTCACCTTCCGCCTCGACCAGCTGTCGATGACGTTCGTCCTGCTGATCACCGGTGTCGGCTCGCTGATCCATCTGTACTCGGTCGGGTATATGGAGCACGACGAGCGCCGCCGCCGCTTCTTCGGCTATCTGAACCTGTTCCTCGCGGCGATGCTCCTGCTGGTCCTCGCCGACAACTACCTGCTGCTGTACGTCGGCTGGGAGGGCGTCGGTCTGGCGTCCTACCTGCTGATCGGCTTCTGGCAGCACAAGCCCAGCGCGGCGACGGCGGCCAAGAAGGCCTTCCTGGTCAACCGCGTCGGCGACATGGGCCTGTCCATCGCCATCATGCTGATGTTCTCGACGTTCGGGACCTTCGCCTTCGGGCCGGTGTTCGACAGCGTCGGCAACACATCCGAGGGCAAGCTCACGGCGATCGCCCTGATGCTCCTGCTCGCCGCGTGCGGCAAGTCCGCACAGGTGCCGCTGCAGTCCTGGCTCGGGGACGCGATGGAGGGCCCGACCCCGGTCTCGGCCCTCATCCACGCCGCGACGATGGTGACCGCGGGCGTGTACCTGATCGTCCGCTCCGCAGCGATCTTCAACGCGGCGCCCGACGCGCAGTTGGCGGTCACCGTGGTCGGTGCCGTCACGCTCCTGTTCGGTGCGATCGTCGGTTGCGCGAAGGACGACATCAAGAAGGCGCTGGCCGGCTCGACCATGTCGCAGATCGGCTACATGGTGCTGGCGGCGGGCCTCGGCCCCATCGGCTACGTCTTCGCGATCATGCACCTGGTGACGCACGGCTTCTTCAAGGCCGGGCTCTTCCTCGGCGCCGGCTCGGTCATGCACGGCATGAACGACGAGGTGGACATGAGGAAGTACGGCGGCCTCAGGAAGTACATGCCGGTCACCTTCATCACCTTCGGCCTCGGCTACCTCGCCATCATCGGCTTCCCGGGACTGTCCGGCTTCTTCTCCAAGGACAAGATCATCGAGGCGGCGTTCGCCAAGGGCGGCACCGAGGGCTGGATCCTCGGCGGCTGCGCACTGCTGGGCGCGGCGATCACGGCGTACTACATGACGCGCGTGATGCTGATGACGTTCTTCGGAGAGAAGCGTTGGCAGCCCGATGAGAACGGCAACGAGCCGCACCCGCACGAGTCGCCCAAGACCATGACGATCCCCATGATCGTGCTGGCCGTGGGATCCGTCGCCGCGGGCTTCCTGTTCAACCTCCAGAACAACTTCCTGCACTGGCTCGAACCGATCACCGGTCACCAGGAGGGCGACTCGCCGGTCAGCGCCCTCACGGTCACGCTGGCCACCATGGTCGTCCTGGTCGTCGGTGTCGCCATCGCGTACGCCCAGTACGGCCGACGCCCGGTCCCGGTCGTCGCCCCGCGCGGGTCGCTGCTCACCCGAGCCGCCCGGCGCGACCTGCTGCAGGACGACTTCAACCACGTCGTCCTGGTCCGCGGCGGCGAGCACCTCACGCGCTCCCTGGTGTACGTCGACCACACCCTGGTCGACGGTGTCGTCAACGGCACGGCGGCCTCGGTCGGCGGCCTGTCCGGACGGCTGCGCCGACTCCAGAACGGCTTCGCGCGGTCGTACGCGGTCTCGATGTTCGGCGGTGCGGCGGTCCTCATCGCCGCGACCCTGCTGATGAGGGCGGTCTGATACCGATGTCCTTTCCTCTGCTGACAGCGACGGCGGTCCTCCCGGCCCTCGGGGCGGTCGCCACGGCAGCCGTGCCGGCCGCGCAACGCACCAAGGCCAAATGGCTGGCGCTGCTCGTCTCGCTCGCCACACTCGCCCTCGCGATCACCATCCTGGTCCGCTTCGACCCGGACGGCGACCGCTACCAGCTCACCGAATCACACGCGTGGATCGCGGACTTCGGGGTCAAGTACGAGCTGGGCGTGGACGGCATCGCGGTCGCCCTGATCGCGCTGACTGCCCTGCTGATGCCGTTCATCATCCTCGCGGGCTGGCACGACGCCGACCCGCTGGAGACCGGCAGCAAGCGGTGGCGGCCGACGCAGGGCTTCTTCGCCCTGATCCTGGCCGTCGAGGCGATGGTGATCATCTCCTTCGAGGCCACCGACGTCTTCCTCTTCTACATCTTCTTCGAAGCCATGCTCATCCCGATGTACTTCCTCATCGGCGGCTTCGGGGACCGTGCCCACGAGCACGGCGAGGAGGCGGCGTCGACGCAGCGGTCGTACGCGGCGGTGAAATTCCTCCTCTACAACCTGGTCGGCGGCCTCATCATGCTGGCCGCGGTGATCGGCCTCTACGTGGTCGCAGGCAACTTCAGCCTCCAGGAGATCGTGCAGGCCCGCGCCAACGGCTCGCTGCACATGGCGACCAACACCGAGCGCTGGCTGTTCCTCGGCTTCTTCTTCGCGTTCGCGGTGAAGGCGCCGCTGTGGCCACTGCACACCTGGCTGCCCAACGCGATGCAGGAGTCCACCGCACCGGTGGCCGTGCTCATCACGGCGGTCGTCGACAAAGTGGGCACCTTCGCGATGCTCCGCTTCTGCCTCCAGCTGTTCCCGGAGGCGTCGAAGTGGGCGACGCCCGCCATCCTCGTCCTCGCCCTGATCAGCATCATCTACGGGGCGCTGCTCGCCGTCGGCCAGCGGGACATCAAGCGGCTGGTGGCGTACGCGTCGATCTCGCACTTCGGGTTCATCATCATGGGCATCTTCGCGATGACCAGCCAGGGGCAGTCCGGGGCCACGCTCTACATGGTCAACCACGGTATTTCCACCGCCGCGTTGATGCTGGTGGCGGGCTTCCTGATCTCCCGGCGCGGGTCGCGGCTCATCGCCG
It encodes:
- the nuoL gene encoding NADH-quinone oxidoreductase subunit L, with product MENLIALLVAAPLLGAAVLLCGGRRLDAVGHWIGTVLAAASFVIGVVLFADLLGKNAEHRTLMQHLWTWIPVEGFQADVTFRLDQLSMTFVLLITGVGSLIHLYSVGYMEHDERRRRFFGYLNLFLAAMLLLVLADNYLLLYVGWEGVGLASYLLIGFWQHKPSAATAAKKAFLVNRVGDMGLSIAIMLMFSTFGTFAFGPVFDSVGNTSEGKLTAIALMLLLAACGKSAQVPLQSWLGDAMEGPTPVSALIHAATMVTAGVYLIVRSAAIFNAAPDAQLAVTVVGAVTLLFGAIVGCAKDDIKKALAGSTMSQIGYMVLAAGLGPIGYVFAIMHLVTHGFFKAGLFLGAGSVMHGMNDEVDMRKYGGLRKYMPVTFITFGLGYLAIIGFPGLSGFFSKDKIIEAAFAKGGTEGWILGGCALLGAAITAYYMTRVMLMTFFGEKRWQPDENGNEPHPHESPKTMTIPMIVLAVGSVAAGFLFNLQNNFLHWLEPITGHQEGDSPVSALTVTLATMVVLVVGVAIAYAQYGRRPVPVVAPRGSLLTRAARRDLLQDDFNHVVLVRGGEHLTRSLVYVDHTLVDGVVNGTAASVGGLSGRLRRLQNGFARSYAVSMFGGAAVLIAATLLMRAV
- a CDS encoding NADH-quinone oxidoreductase subunit M codes for the protein MSFPLLTATAVLPALGAVATAAVPAAQRTKAKWLALLVSLATLALAITILVRFDPDGDRYQLTESHAWIADFGVKYELGVDGIAVALIALTALLMPFIILAGWHDADPLETGSKRWRPTQGFFALILAVEAMVIISFEATDVFLFYIFFEAMLIPMYFLIGGFGDRAHEHGEEAASTQRSYAAVKFLLYNLVGGLIMLAAVIGLYVVAGNFSLQEIVQARANGSLHMATNTERWLFLGFFFAFAVKAPLWPLHTWLPNAMQESTAPVAVLITAVVDKVGTFAMLRFCLQLFPEASKWATPAILVLALISIIYGALLAVGQRDIKRLVAYASISHFGFIIMGIFAMTSQGQSGATLYMVNHGISTAALMLVAGFLISRRGSRLIADYGGVQKVAPVLAGTFLIGSLATLSLPGLAPFVSEFLVLVGTFTRYPAIGIIATFGIVLAALYTLVLYQRMMTGPVKAEVSAMPDLRARELVVVAPLIVLLIFLGVYPKPVTDIVNPAVKSTLSDVHKKDPKPAVEAAK